TGAATACACATACATCTCCAAGAGCTGCTTTACCACCAGCAATTTGGTCTAAAGATTTGTCATCTAATTTTGCGATAGTTTTTTTGTTCAGTTTCATGTTTAGTTTTGAATTTTTCATGTTGTTTGGTTTTGTTTTTTTTATGCCTACTCTATTTAAGTTTTTCGGCTTTCACTTTTTTTTTCTTCAAACAAATTATTCGTTTGTTTATGATTCAAAAGTATAGCTAGCCAAAAAAAATATGAAAAATAATACACCAAACGGAGGATTGTATATATGAAACCTGATTAAGAGAAGTATAATATTTATTGGACATACGACATACCTTGTGACAGGAGTCACAAAACACAAAAGTCTAATAATCAATGAAATGAGGCGAAATGTGATGTTTCAGATATCATCACACAGCGAATAGGTCCAGAAAATACAGGAGCCAGCTGAAGAAAGAGATACTATCTTTTCACTTTACCTGGTGAAATTGCAAATTTCTTCCGGAAAGCGGTACTAAAATGCTGGACAGATGAATAACCGAGTTCATAAGCAATGGACTTAATAGGCTTGTCTTCAAACAGTAACTCTTTCGCATAATTTAGCTTGTAATCACTTAAATAACCAAATATACTGTTATCAAACAGCCCTTTAAAACCCTGCTTAAGTTTAAATTCGTTAATGCCACAGATTTTTGCAAGCTGGGCAACTGTAGGCGGCTGGTGAATATGCTGAACCAGATAATCTCTGGCAAAATAAATACAGTCCTTGTCATAAGCAGATTGCAGAGGTATATTCTTTTTTTTCGTGATTGCGGCTTCAAAAGCTTCGGCCTGCAGGACAAGTAATTCTACACATTTTGATTGCAGAAACATCAGTTTTAATCCTTCTGCGTAGTTACAGTTGAGTATACTTTGTACACAATCACGCATCGCCAATGAGATTGGCAGGCTTTGTTCCGCTATTTGCGCATAACGTCCACCATCTATACGATCGGCTAATTCCTGAAGTGCCCGGCAAGAATTGTCGGATAGTTGCAGAAATTTCTCTTTTGCAAAATGCACCTCAAAGAAGCGGTAGTTGCGTCCGGTATCGTATTCACCTGTCCCATCGAGTTCAGGCATATAGATAATATTCTGCTGGTTGGAATTAAAAATATACTTCTGGTTATTGACCTGATTATAGATTGTACCATTACCAGACAAGGTAAAACGCAATTTAACCATATCCGGCACATCGTTGGTAGGTTTGAAATACAGTTGGTGTTGCTTGAATATCACATCACCATAAACGATGTAAATATCCGGAGTAGTAATCTGTACCAATTCCGCGTCGCTAAAAGAAAAGCTATACTTTTCCCTGGTTTCTGTCAACAATTGTTCCTTCAAAGAAAACTGTTCAAATTTGCCACCTACCCTTTTCCAGCTCCTATCATTCTTGCCAACATTGATTCCCATAAGGACAATTATGATAAAAAAAAAGGAACAATGCTAAAACGGTTTTTAAATAATCCGTTTTATATAAAAGGAAATCCGTATTGTGTAAATAAATCCGATAGCTATTTCTTCTTTTTGTCCGGATATTCTATTAAGCACTACTAAAACAAAATCACGATTAATGTCTGAAATAGTACGCAAAAATATTATAAAGCTTCGCCAGATCCGGGGAATAAGCCAGGTACAACTAGCCGCAAAATTAAACATATCTGCTCCGGCTTTATCCAAGATAGAAACAGGTGTTACTATTTTAACGCTGGACAGACTCATGGAAATAGCAAGGGCATTAGGTACTACCGCAAGTGAACTTATAGGGGAAACCGAAAAATTCCTACCCAACAAATATGTAGAAGAAATCAAAGTACTTAAAGAAGTGATCAATAATAAGGACGCTGAAATTCTGATACTCCACAAAAAACTGCTTAGTTTATATGAGGATAGTATCAGACTAAGAAAAATTACTGAATGTATCTCAGCATAGCTATCAGATATCATCTTTACTTTCATAGATAAAATTAACATTGTACCAGCCCATGAGGTCACTGGTATTAGTCATCTGAGCAAGAGATTCGAAATTAGCGCGCCCGGAAATAAACACATTTTTAAATAATGTTATACCATGTTCAGTACCCAAAGCGAAAGATGTATAAGGAGTATTTGACCTGTTGAATATATAGAAAGTCATTTTGTAGCTCAGGCATTTTTTAGATTTAACACCATACACTTCCCAGAAATCAGCATACCTGTTATGACATAATAGCGTATCTCCATTCAATTTATACCTGATGATGTCTGATTCTACTTTGTTAGGTAAAAGCGATAATGTATCCTTAGATTTAAAAATAAGATGATCCGGCGGGGTAAAATTCTTCACCCTGTCATTCCATAAGCTCTCGGGAGTATAATCTTTGGATACTTCTGTGCCACCTCCCGGTCCTCCCTTATAAACCTTGAATTCTGAAACTTCCATCTTTCCAGTGTACGAAAATGTAGGTTGAGCAACAGGGTCTATAATTGCAGGCTTATCAGACTTTTTGCAGGAAAACATCAAACTTAATGACAATAAGGAGACTGATAACAGAATATTTTTCATCGGGATTATTTCTAAATTATCATGTTTACCAAAAGTACAATTTATTTTCCCGTAGAGATATTTTAAAACATTATATTATTGTTATTTTATTTATTTTTAAATACACAATCGCAAAAAGCCAAAGGAAAAGAAAAATGAATTGTCCGGCATATCAAATTAAAAACTATAAATAATTCTCTGCGTTATTAGAGAAGATAAAATCAAACATCATGAAAATAACCATCTGTTATCTTACAATTTGTGCAGCTGTATTTGTATTGTATGGGTGTAATAGTAATAAGGACTCCAAGGATGCTGCTGATAGTGTAAACAGGGTTAAAGACAGAACGCTGAACGTCATGGCCAGAGGTACACTGGGTACAGATTTACCTGATGCAAATTTTGCCACAAAAACCGCAGCAAGAGGTCTGGCAGAAGTTGAACTGGGTAAACTTGTGCTAACAGATTCAGCAAGTACACAGCTAAAAGATTTCGCGAAAATTATGATCAGTGATTACAATAAGATAAATAAAGAATTAGCAGTGATAGCCCGGAAGAAAAACATTTCACTTCCCCTGGTACCGGACGATGAAGACCAGAAAAAAATAGATGAACTACATCATAAAGCGGGAGAAGATTTCGACGATACTTACTTAGAGGCTGTAGCTGATGCGCAAAAAAAAGCACTTCAACTCATGCAGGATGAATCAAAGAACAGTAAAGATCCGGATATTAAATTTTTTGCAGCCAGAACTATTCCAGTCATTCAATCGCATTTAGACATGATAAATAAAATTCATCCCAAAAACAGATAGAGTTTAGCTCCTACTGATGTCTTTTAACTTATACCGCAAAAGCATTCATAAATTTGGTCAGAAACTCTCTTGTACTCTCATTTGTGAGATTATCTTCTTTATGAAAAAGCTTTTCATTTCCTCCAACATAAGCTTCTGATTATTGCATTGTAGGAGAATTTAAAAATACAAGTGACTGCTGTAAATGGTAACTAACACAAAAAGAATAATTATGTATCAATGTATTTTTTTTGGATTTTTCATTCGATTCTATTTTAGCTTATAATTACAACTCTTTTATGCCGAATTTGAACAGATTAAAAAGGATAGGGTCGAAAATGCGTCCCCCACGTCATCCAACAGGAGGTTTTCACTTAGTACAAGCAACTGCTTACCTCGAAATTACATAATATAATATGAAGCCACAGGAGGTTTTACTTCAGTACTCTTTTTATTAATCATTTCCAGCAGATTACGCTCAATTGTTTGAGAAAGTGCCGTCATTGGGGTATCTGTTGGTATATTCTCAAAAGGATCCTGCATGATAATAGCCGTACGTTCAATACTTATAAATAAAACAGGTACCATAAAAGTCAGCAGAATTTCTATTATAGGATTATTATCTTCCAGTCCGAATGGCAGAATGGTCATTAACACATAGATTAAAAAATGGATCAGCACACTGTAAGATCTTGGAAATACGGTATTCTTGATCCGCTCACACTTACCCATTGAATCACAGAGACGCGCTATTGTTGCATCAATCTGTACTTGTTTATTTGCATCAAGATCAAAGCGTTGACTAATAAATGATAGTTCATCAGCATGTTTGTTTAATAACAGATTAGGTTTGTTATCACTATCCAGATCATGAGTTTGAAAATAATCATCCACTTTTTTCGATGATGGAATCCGTCTTAAGGATTCAGATAAAGCAAAACACCAGATAATCTGACGGCGGGCAAAAGATTCTATATGCGCTTCGCTATCAGACAACGCTGGCAAAAATTGCTTTATTTGTCTGATTAAAGACCTGCTATCATTAACAATAGCTCCCCAGACAACTCTTGCTTCCCACCATCGTTCATAGGATTGAGAGGTTCTGAAAGCCAGAAGCAGAGATAACGTAGTGCCAACAAATCCAGATAAGGATAATGGAATATTAATCGCCTTAAAAAAGCCATAGTGATCAAATGTACCAATCAATATAGCATAGATTGCGATAAAAATAATATCCCATTTAATAACACTGATAAAATAAGTAATTGAGATCTTCTTATTGATAAGCATAAAGTATATTTTGATATTAAACGTTAATCTTAAGACCAGAAGTACAGGTATATAAATATATAAGTTTTGTCTTTATTATAATGCATAAGCTTATACGGATATTCCTGCCCGCCGAAATAAGACAAGACACTCAAGCTGTTTCCCCTTCATCTTTCTGATAATACTATAAAGATAAACGATCAAATTAAGCTGTGATTCCATAAACTAAAACAATCAATAATTATCACATTATTAAAATTAATATATAATAGTTATATTTTAATTAATCGGTGGACTATTATTTTTTCAAATGTATCTTTATCCATTATTCTCCTCGATTTAAGGTACAATGAGTACATCATAAGACACTTATTTCGCAGGATTCACCTAAAAAAAAACAAACATTTAAAAAAATGAAAACATCTACCTGTCTCTACCTACTATTAATTATTGTTTTAACTGGTTGCTCAAAAGCGGATAACCCCGGCATTGGAAATAAGTATAGTGACTTAAAACCAGCTGAAGGAGGAAATATCAAAATCAGCGGGGCAAACATTTCGACATTTAGTGAAGCTGCCTCCAGTTCTCAGTCAAATACTAAAAAAATCAGTTCCATTGGGATTATGAGTGGCCCGAATGACAGGCCGCATACAATTGCTGCACTACACCTCAATCCTGCAGATATGTGGCTTGGAGATCAGGCAGGTATGACCTTTACAGGCTATACAGACGAATTTATCATGTTGCCGGAATGGTTGGGCCAGCAGGACAATTTTTATCTTGGATCACTGATTAAAGGAAATAGCATTGCCTCAGTTGAGATGAATCCTTTATCTGAACGCTTAGGTGATTATGAATCCAAACCAATTAGTGCATCTATTTCTTTACCGCTAAAAACTGTTACGGGAATGTATAACCCAACTGAACTAAGAACCTCTGAGTTTTATAGTAAACTTCTTACAGCGAATGGTATGCAAAACGGCCAAAAAGCAGCATTTAGCTATGACATTCAGGAATTCACTTATTATGATGAATTAAAGACGGTTTTTGGTTCCAATGCAAAGGTTGGTGCACTGTTTTTCGGGTCAAATACCACCACAACCAACGGAACTATGAAAATATCAAAGACAACCGGGCTTGTGGCTAAGTTTACACAAAAGAATTTTTCACTTGATATGGACGCTCCCGCAAAAGGTGAACTATATAATAATTTAAACTTAACGGCATTGGGTGGATATTGGCCGGCATACATCAGTACTATCACCTATGGATCAACGGGTATACTGGTAGTAGAAAGTAATGATGATCAGGAAGTAGTTAACAGTACTTATAAAAAAGCATTTTCGATTCTTGGAGGGCTGGTTTCTGGAGGATCTAACCTGACTGAAGCCGAGCAAGGCACAATCAACAGATCCAGTATGAAGATCTATTTTATTGGACCAAATGGAGCAGAAGCTATTAAGAGCATATTTACTATCGAGGAACTTACTAATTATATCAAAAAAGGATCTACATTCTCTGCTCAGTCTCCTGGTGTCCCTATATCATTTAAAATGAAATCCTTACCAGATAATAAACCACTGATAAGTAATTTCAAAATTGATTTACCGGTGGACATGATTTATGTGAAATACCGAAAAAACCAGGTGGGTGATGAAAACTCAGGATTTGGAGTAGAAATGTATGTAGATTCATTTGCAGATGCCAAATGTAAAATTCCGATTATTACCCCAGAGCGAATTTCGTTTTATTTCAGTAGTAAACCTGAGTGTGAAAGTCCATTCGGTTGTCCATCCATAACAACCGCAGTACGTGGAGTGAGACAGGGAACAACAAGATTTATTGATAAATATCAAATCAAGTATCTGGAAATGGCAAGTCAGGTCCGGCTGATAAATTCACCTAAAAATGAATATACGCCAATCTGGTAGATATCTGAGAGAATAGACTCTGGTTACCATAAGAACCTTGTCTAAAAGGACAAGGTTCTTATTACTATTTATACTATTTTTTACTGCCATTCCTGGCCCGAAGTGCCCAATAAACAAATTGATTACTGTTTAGTAGTTGCATTGTAGACGCCATCAGCTTAACAGGTAGACGATGAGTAGTCTCTTTTTATAGGGTTCCGGAGTAATACAGGAATAATTTTGTCCTGTTCAATAACAGCAGGCAGATTATGGACAATTCCACAAAGCTGTTCTGCAAATGAAAGTAAATCTTAAAACAAACAAATTATGTATATTGGAATAACAACAACTCAGAAACCAATTTTCCAGGAAAAAATTACATTGCTCACAACTCCGGAATACTACCCGACTGAAAGCATGACTTATGTGATTTACCAGTTTCAGAGTAAAACCCTTTTCTCCGAGTCGGTTTATAAGAAAGTTGAAAGTGCATATTTCGCAGATGACCTGGATCGTGAAATTCCACGCAAAGCATGGACAGAAGAAATGAAGGCTCACGCAGCTATGCGCGAAAGTACGGAGCCACGTGAACCTAAAAGTGTCCGTTACACCTTTATTGGAAAAGCGTTATTTACAGTCTTGTTTGTTCTCATTCTGGTACTGGGTTTTCTGGCTGTTCAAAGTTTTAATGAGATGAAAAAGATAAACGCCCAAAACAAGTTGATGAATACATCTCCCAAATAATCATTAATCAAATGAAAAGACAATTGTTATTTAATTAAAGTCTGATTTTATCGATCACGAATCTAACCCTGTTTTCAATTTCATCTTTAGGAACTTCAACCAGTTCATAGCCATATTTTATATAGGTCTCTTTCATCTTTGTATAAGTAAATACAGCTTCTTCCCAGCTCTGTTTTCTTTCTTCATCAGTCTGATAAATTTCCGGCCAGGGCGGCAGCATAAAAATGATACTGTTATAAGGACATTTTTTAGCTGTCCGATCCATTTCAGCAGAGATCCCAAGTCCAATCATATCTGCGTAGCAAAGCGTATCGGGAATTCCCCGATCGAAAAAATGGATAGCCTCACTCCTGTCCTGTATAGCTTCATAACTCCTAACGGATGCTTCCAGCATTAGATGGGTAAAGTATCTTGCATTTTTCCATGGAAGCCCCTCTCCGTTCATGTCCGTCTGCTGTTTGATAATTTTCCGGGCATCTTCTGGGATAATATTAAAACCACGTGCCCCAAGTGCATTTAAAAGCGTAGTTTTTCCTGCACCGGGGCCTCCGGTAATCACGTAGAAATTGTTTTTCCTGTCTAACTCTCTATGCCGCATTTCTGATCATATTAATTTAGTAAATGGTGTAATTACCCGGAATGTACCATCATTATGAGTTAAAAATTTCGGCGCATAATGCCATATTGATAGCTGCACCCGCCAGTGATCCGGTTGAAACCGCAGCAGGAACAGAGCGTAATGCCGAATTATCACCACAGGCATATATACCGGGTATATTCGTTTGTCTGAAATCATCGGTCTTTAACAATCCCAGTTCTGTAAGTTCACATCCCAGTTTAACCGGAATTTTACAATGCTGTTCAAAAGCAGGTCCGGAATAGAGCGCATTTAGTTGGTATACTGTACCATCTTCCAAACGGATGCCAGAAATTTTACCGCCATCATGTTCTATCAAATCAATTTTTTG
This portion of the Pedobacter lusitanus genome encodes:
- a CDS encoding class I lanthipeptide — its product is MKNSKLNMKLNKKTIAKLDDKSLDQIAGGKAALGDVCVFKSSSCTIKPTEPTQPTQPTTTA
- a CDS encoding helix-turn-helix domain-containing protein, whose product is MGINVGKNDRSWKRVGGKFEQFSLKEQLLTETREKYSFSFSDAELVQITTPDIYIVYGDVIFKQHQLYFKPTNDVPDMVKLRFTLSGNGTIYNQVNNQKYIFNSNQQNIIYMPELDGTGEYDTGRNYRFFEVHFAKEKFLQLSDNSCRALQELADRIDGGRYAQIAEQSLPISLAMRDCVQSILNCNYAEGLKLMFLQSKCVELLVLQAEAFEAAITKKKNIPLQSAYDKDCIYFARDYLVQHIHQPPTVAQLAKICGINEFKLKQGFKGLFDNSIFGYLSDYKLNYAKELLFEDKPIKSIAYELGYSSVQHFSTAFRKKFAISPGKVKR
- a CDS encoding helix-turn-helix domain-containing protein, with product MLLSTTKTKSRLMSEIVRKNIIKLRQIRGISQVQLAAKLNISAPALSKIETGVTILTLDRLMEIARALGTTASELIGETEKFLPNKYVEEIKVLKEVINNKDAEILILHKKLLSLYEDSIRLRKITECISA
- a CDS encoding DUF4142 domain-containing protein codes for the protein MKITICYLTICAAVFVLYGCNSNKDSKDAADSVNRVKDRTLNVMARGTLGTDLPDANFATKTAARGLAEVELGKLVLTDSASTQLKDFAKIMISDYNKINKELAVIARKKNISLPLVPDDEDQKKIDELHHKAGEDFDDTYLEAVADAQKKALQLMQDESKNSKDPDIKFFAARTIPVIQSHLDMINKIHPKNR
- a CDS encoding bestrophin family protein — its product is MLINKKISITYFISVIKWDIIFIAIYAILIGTFDHYGFFKAINIPLSLSGFVGTTLSLLLAFRTSQSYERWWEARVVWGAIVNDSRSLIRQIKQFLPALSDSEAHIESFARRQIIWCFALSESLRRIPSSKKVDDYFQTHDLDSDNKPNLLLNKHADELSFISQRFDLDANKQVQIDATIARLCDSMGKCERIKNTVFPRSYSVLIHFLIYVLMTILPFGLEDNNPIIEILLTFMVPVLFISIERTAIIMQDPFENIPTDTPMTALSQTIERNLLEMINKKSTEVKPPVASYYIM
- a CDS encoding thiol-activated cytolysin family protein, which translates into the protein MKTSTCLYLLLIIVLTGCSKADNPGIGNKYSDLKPAEGGNIKISGANISTFSEAASSSQSNTKKISSIGIMSGPNDRPHTIAALHLNPADMWLGDQAGMTFTGYTDEFIMLPEWLGQQDNFYLGSLIKGNSIASVEMNPLSERLGDYESKPISASISLPLKTVTGMYNPTELRTSEFYSKLLTANGMQNGQKAAFSYDIQEFTYYDELKTVFGSNAKVGALFFGSNTTTTNGTMKISKTTGLVAKFTQKNFSLDMDAPAKGELYNNLNLTALGGYWPAYISTITYGSTGILVVESNDDQEVVNSTYKKAFSILGGLVSGGSNLTEAEQGTINRSSMKIYFIGPNGAEAIKSIFTIEELTNYIKKGSTFSAQSPGVPISFKMKSLPDNKPLISNFKIDLPVDMIYVKYRKNQVGDENSGFGVEMYVDSFADAKCKIPIITPERISFYFSSKPECESPFGCPSITTAVRGVRQGTTRFIDKYQIKYLEMASQVRLINSPKNEYTPIW
- a CDS encoding AAA family ATPase, whose protein sequence is MRHRELDRKNNFYVITGGPGAGKTTLLNALGARGFNIIPEDARKIIKQQTDMNGEGLPWKNARYFTHLMLEASVRSYEAIQDRSEAIHFFDRGIPDTLCYADMIGLGISAEMDRTAKKCPYNSIIFMLPPWPEIYQTDEERKQSWEEAVFTYTKMKETYIKYGYELVEVPKDEIENRVRFVIDKIRL